CATTTCCACACCCCCCGGGCGATGCGATCAACTGCTTGCGCAGCGTTCGCACAAAATCCAAATAAAACATGCAACTATATCGCGACTACAGATTGTCTTTACAAGTAACCAGAAAGAAAGGCTTTTGTCAAGTTTTATTGGCTCGAGGTCAAGTCTGCTCTTGACTCATGTCACGCTGTCTTCCAATCCAGCCAGTCTCGGAAATGAGCCGAGAGCAGATTTGGCCCCTTTCTCTTTCTTCCTTTCCCAGGGGCATTCCGGCGTACTACGATCATCCCATCTCCACGGGGCCACTTGAAGGGACAAACGACAAGATCAAGACATTGCAGCGCCAGGCATACGGATTTCGAGACCGAACATTCTTCATCCTTCGTATCTACACTCTCCACACGGCGAGTCACAAACTGAGTGGATAAGGCTCCAACAAGTGAGGTATGCGCTTACGCGAAGACCCATTACTTCCTTCCCCGCATTTTTACCAGTTCTTGTAATGCTTGCCCATGGCGGCCTTCATCTTCGGCAACAAGCTCGAGTTCCCGGACAACTTCGTCGAAGCCTAAGTCGCGTGCTTTTTGGGCAAGAGCTTTGATGCCTTTCGCTGCATTGCTTTCTATTTCTGCAACTGGGCCTAACACATCAAAAATTTCCGGAGGGACGTGAGCATTGAGCACTGTGAATAGTCCGGCATGACGTGCTTCATCATTAGCCACCCTAAGTAATGCGTCCGCCACGTCATTAAGACCTTGTTCTTTTGCGAGTCTAGCCAACCCATGGTACAACCCTACTGCACGGGTCTCCCCCTCTAAGAGCTTGTCAATCTGCTTGTCCAGTTCCGTTCCTTTAGTAACGCCATATAAACTCATTTTCTTGCCTCCAATGATGTTTCTTACTCTAGATTAATGGCTACAGACTAAGCTATTGTCTCTCTGTCATATTAATACTTGCCCCGGAGCCTCATCCACTCTCACAACGAGGACGCCCCTGGCTCAGGGGAACTCCTTCTATCACTCACCTCCCGCGATAATTGCGGGTTTTCCGAAGCAAATATTCGCGGAGGAAAACTACTGTTGCATCGCAGGATATGACGACAGTCCGGAAGGGCTCAAGAAATTATCGATGAACGGCGGGGAAGTGTCGATAATCGGTCTAGAGAAGATGCACTGCTTTTCTCACCTCTGCCAGTCTACGCCTCGAAACCGGGACGGGAGGAATAGACGCGTCATCGAAAATGATCAGCGTGTGTCCTTTTCCGTCGCGGGTGAGTTTGCTCACATGGTCGAGGTTCACGATAAAACCTTTGTGGACCCTGAAGAAGCTTGCGCCCGTGAACCGCTGTAGGAGGTTCTTGAGGCTTGAATGCAGATAATACGACTTGCCGGGAGTAAAAATTTTGCAATAATCTCCGTCAGACTGGATGGAGTGGACCGCGTCAGTGGGAAGAAAATGGCAGATTCCCTCCTTGTAGACGGGAAACCTTTTCATCTCAAGCGCACCGCTGAGCGGATTCTTAGCGGCACCGGTTTGCTCGCTTATGTCGATCAAGGTCACGGACCAAAAGGATTGCGGGCGGGGAGAAGCGACTGAGAGCTGCGAAAGATTGAACATCACCACCTTGCCAAGCACGTCCAACACCATGGTACGGGGCATATCCGATGGAGCCGAGGTTAGTTCTTGGAGAAGTGCTGCTACCCTCTCACGGCTCTTCCGGGAATGGCAACGAAAGAGGCTCTCTCCCAAGTTTCTCAGGATTGGGCCGAAGACCTGTCGTGCGTAATCGTTTATACCCACGACGTTGAAATCACGGGAGAGAAGTACCTGTCCGATATTGAGAGTGTTCCAGACGTCTTTCATTTGTATTTCCTTACTGCAACAATTCAATCTTACGCGAATTAGCCGGCAACCAGGTACCGTTGATGTAGGCCGGTAGCTTCGCCGGCCCTATCGCAGGCCGGTAGTAAAGGAAAGGGGTCTCGTCTGCTCTTGGCTCATGTCATGCCGCCTTCGGGACCAGGGAGTCTCGGCGATGAGTCAACAGCAGCTCCGATGCCGCATAATTCCCTTTGTGGGTGGGGTGAGGAAATCTGGGGAAATCTGGGGCACCTTACATAATTCTCGCGCTGGAGAACGAATTGAGTATAATGTCCCCGGAATCCCTAAGCAGTTTGGGAGGTAGGAGCCAGAATAGAGTTCTCATGAAACCTGCTGCTGTGACAGGCTCTTCAGCGAAGGAGGTCTGAATCCAAGTCCAGGCCGGAGGCAGGTATGCTCTTAGCTCATGAATATGGCCCGTGCCAGCACGCGGCAGCTCACGACCAGCCAAGAGCAGACTTGCCCCCTTTCTTTAATAAATACCTCCCTTGATTTGGTGAAGGACAGTAAACGTCTCGCTCAATACCTCAAGTAAGGGAGTTAAATGTCTGTCAGTTATTAAAGGGTTAAATTACAAAAGAAAGGTAGCAGCTGAGGAAAGGTCTGTCCATCCCCAACATACCGACCAAGCGGAGCGAGGATTTCTTGCTCGCCCAAGATGGCTATTCCTGGCCTACATAGCATCCTTACTCAACAAGCATCCTGTTGACCGCTGATTTGGACCGTGGTAAGAGGATGAAAGGATCAATCGTTGTCTCTCCAAGGCGGAAGGCACTTTGTGCGAAGAATATGGTTACGGTCAGGCAATACAGTGCGTTAGAGGGAGGGATCTATGGGCATGGTTTCCCTGACACTGAAGAAGAATTGGAAGTCAACATACCTAGGTGGCTTATTCCCAATATTGACGCTTGTGTTACTTATTTCCGCATGCGAACCATCCAAAGAAAAAATACCGTTCATCAGTGATCAAGATGTCTTGACAAAGCTTGCTTTAGAGGGGAGCAAACCAGAAATTCGAGTGACGGCTGCCCGAAGTATCAAGGATCAGAAGGCTCTCAGGAAAGCAATCATGGTTTCTGCAGACTCTGATGTTCGCTCTGCCGCTTTAGAGAGCTTAACAGATCAGGATGAACTTCTTCAAATAGGCCTCCACCATTCACAGGCATTTGAGCGACGAAGTGCCGTCCACCGTATCAAAGATCAAAAGGCCCTAACACGAATAATGAAAGAATCCTCGGACCCGCAGATAAGAGCTCTCGCCGCAGGCAATATGGGGGACGAGTATCTCCTTGCCGATATCGCAATAAATGGTTCGGATCGTGATATTCGAGAGGCTGCTCGCATGGCTATTGCAATCAGAATAGATGCAGGGCAACTTAGGAACCCTAAATGGCTTGCTCTAGCGGCAGCAAAATGGAAAGGGCGAACTGGGCATGATGTTGATGAGCGTTATTATCAGAAACTACTCACAGGGTTGGCGGGGGACCGTAACGAATGCGAATGGGTAGGTGGATCTCCACGAACAAACTTGCTGAATGCCATACGACTTCTTTTTTCGCCTGAAATTGTTAGAAAACACGGCGATCTGACTATTGAATGTGGTTGCATCGTAACACCTGTGCCTTACTTCGGGAGTACCGGCAGTATTCCTATAGCGTACGGCAAGCAACAGCACGTCCGCATTCGGACATTCGATGTAAAGGGCAAAGAACTGTACGACAAGACATTCGAAGACAAGCCACACCACAACGTGACTCTTTACGGACATCCGAGCAGCCGTGTTGAGGGCTTGGGCGCAACTACCTACGGTACCATAGATCTAGACGACATAATAAAAACGCTGGTCGGTGAGGAGTCAAACTGAAAAAGTCAGTTCCAGATATAATTCATGACGATGCCTGTTGTAGAAACTTTCAAGATCTTCATACGTCCAAGACTCATCCCATCCTTAGGCAGGTTTTCTTACAGAGTTCAGGCAAATGAGCCCAGACAAATTCCAGCGGGCTTTGATATGCAAGGATAGGATCGCAAAAGCCCCATAGTGCCTGGCATTCGTTTTGCGGCGCGTATGGGCGGAACGATTGATTTATGAGACAAGACCGAAAGAAAGACCTAATGGGAGGGGACCGATCGGTCAGTCCTATTGAAATCATTCCGATAGCTCTCCTGAGAAAACGCCCCAGGCTTCACAGCAGATCAATGTTTGAGACTCCATGACCTACCGGTCTGAAAGTTGGCCCAATCTACTCAGGTAGCGGAAGCTCCGTAACGTATGAAACTGCGATACCTATGACGACGAAAGACAACACATAGGCTGGGAACCAAGTCAAGTGAAGAGAGGCCGAGGGCACCTCGAACTTTGTGTCAACCAAATGCTTGAATGCCTCGACCATCCCACTTTCGTGAATCAGCCAGTATATAATCGGGGTCCCAAGGAGAATCCACACAAGGCCTAGCAAATTGCGGAGATTGCGCTTAATAGAGGGTCTACGTCTCGCCAAGGCTTGAATGAAATACAGACTGCTGACCAAGGAAATGAATACTGCTGCTGCAATGTCTCCACACCATCCACTCAAATCCCAATCACCCAGCGCTCTACCCAGCACTTGGCTCGTAGCGAACCAAGGCACCAATCCCACGATGGTCACCTGACCCGTTGACTTTGGGAGCCAGCCAAGAATATCGCTCACGATTGCGAAAAGTTCAGAACTTTTCATGGGAGTGTCCTCCTTCTTTCTGGTTTCGGTCAAGCGAGATTGGCAAATTTGCCAGAGTAGATCGGAAGGAATTTGGTGTTTTGAGACAATTGAGCCTGTCCAAAGTTCCTTGCCGAGTTGCCCTCAAGATGGGTAGGTCACGAGTGCACTGAGGAGCAACCAGATCAATTCTGAGCGATTTTTTGAATTGCTGAATGGGGTTTAGAAGGACTGGACTTGTCTCCCTTCTGGGAATATCCCGTTCAAGCGGGAATTACGGATTTCCAGCTGTTGGGCAAGGGAGTTTGGCCGTCCATGACCATTTCATGGCAGCAAGATTACAGTTGACCAGCCGACTTGAGCCGTGGTATCGAACGAGGAGGGGAGGCGTTCTTGGGCCTGAGTTGCTTGAGCCCAAGTGTGGGAAAAAAAGGAACTGGGACAAAGACCGAAGGAATGGAAAGGCCTCCGCATAAGTCAAGATTAAAACTGGAACGGATTTTCTCGGGAGCGAGCATCCCTTTATCCAAGACATCAGGATTCTCATGTGAGGAGGACAGGGCATGGTCGGAGCATTTGAAACAGTAGAATGCTCACGGTGTGGTTCCCGTGAAA
This region of Desulfomonile tiedjei genomic DNA includes:
- a CDS encoding transposase, yielding MSREQIWPLSLSSFPRGIPAYYDHPISTGPLEGTNDKIKTLQRQAYGFRDRTFFILRIYTLHTASHKLSG
- a CDS encoding LytTR family transcriptional regulator, with the translated sequence MKDVWNTLNIGQVLLSRDFNVVGINDYARQVFGPILRNLGESLFRCHSRKSRERVAALLQELTSAPSDMPRTMVLDVLGKVVMFNLSQLSVASPRPQSFWSVTLIDISEQTGAAKNPLSGALEMKRFPVYKEGICHFLPTDAVHSIQSDGDYCKIFTPGKSYYLHSSLKNLLQRFTGASFFRVHKGFIVNLDHVSKLTRDGKGHTLIIFDDASIPPVPVSRRRLAEVRKAVHLL
- a CDS encoding HEAT repeat domain-containing protein, whose amino-acid sequence is MGMVSLTLKKNWKSTYLGGLFPILTLVLLISACEPSKEKIPFISDQDVLTKLALEGSKPEIRVTAARSIKDQKALRKAIMVSADSDVRSAALESLTDQDELLQIGLHHSQAFERRSAVHRIKDQKALTRIMKESSDPQIRALAAGNMGDEYLLADIAINGSDRDIREAARMAIAIRIDAGQLRNPKWLALAAAKWKGRTGHDVDERYYQKLLTGLAGDRNECEWVGGSPRTNLLNAIRLLFSPEIVRKHGDLTIECGCIVTPVPYFGSTGSIPIAYGKQQHVRIRTFDVKGKELYDKTFEDKPHHNVTLYGHPSSRVEGLGATTYGTIDLDDIIKTLVGEESN
- a CDS encoding rubrerythrin, translated to MSLYGVTKGTELDKQIDKLLEGETRAVGLYHGLARLAKEQGLNDVADALLRVANDEARHAGLFTVLNAHVPPEIFDVLGPVAEIESNAAKGIKALAQKARDLGFDEVVRELELVAEDEGRHGQALQELVKMRGRK